The sequence below is a genomic window from Methylotuvimicrobium sp. KM2.
GGTAAGCTCTTTCAGCACACCTTTTCCGCGGCCAAAAAAGTCAGAACCGATACCGCCATTGGATCGAGCCCGGTTTCAGTAGCCTTCGCCGCCGTGCAACTGGCACAACAAATCTTCGACAAATTAAGCGAACAAACCGCGATTCTAATCGGCGCGGGCGAAACCATCGAATTGACGGCACGGCATTTAGTCCAACATGGCATCGGACGCATCATCATCGCCAATCGAACCTATGATAAAGCGCACGCCTTGGCGACGCGCTTTAACGGTTATGCCATTTCGCTATCGGAATTACCGATGCACTTGGCCGAAGCCGATATCGTCGTTTCATCGACAGCAAGCTCACTGCCGATTTTAGGGAAGGGCCGAGTAGAAAGTGCCATCAAAAAGCGCAAACACAAGCCAATGTTCATGGTCGACTTGGCAGTTCCGCGCGACATAGAATCAGAAGTCGAACAACTGAACGACGTCTATCTCTATACGGTCGACGACCTCAAAAACACAATCGACCAAAACATGGATAACCGGCGCAAGGCTGCGGAACAAGCCGAAGAAATCATCGATACCCAAGTCGAACATTTTCTGTCCTGGCTGCGTTCGCAAGGTGCGTTAACCACGATCAAAGACTACCGCATTCAGGCCGAGCAAATTCGCGACGAAGCGTTACGCAAGACATTAAATCAATTACAAAGCGGCATTTCCGCCGAAGAAGCGCTGCAGAGGCTCGCTCACACATTAACCAATAGACTGATCCATACCCCCAGCGCGCAAATCCGCGAAGCAGGCGCCAATGAAAGACACGATCTGATTGCCGCGGCCCGCGAAATTTTCAAATTGAACAACACACAATGAAGCCATCCATAGAGCACAAATTAGCCAACCTAAGCGAACGATTCGATGAAATTACCGCCTTATTGGCCGAACCCGAAGTACAAGCCAATCAGAATAAATTCCGCTCATTGAGCCAAGAATACGCTCAAATCAACCCGATTGTCACATGCTATAAACGCTATCTCGATACCGCCGAAAATCTAGCCGGGGCGCAAGAAATGGCAAAAGACCCGGACCCTGATCTGCGCGAAATGGCCCGCGAGGAAATACTCGCCGCAGAAAAACAACAAGAGGTCATCGAGCAAGAACTGCAGATTTTATTATTGCCGAGAGATCCTAACGACAACAGAAACATTTTCCTGGAAATCCGCGCCGGGACCGGCGGCGATGAAGCGGCGATATTTTCAGGCGATCTCGCGCGCATGTATCAGCGCTATGCCGAGAAAAAAGGCTGGAAGACCGAGATTATCAATGAAAACGAAGGCGAACATGGCGGCTATAAGGAAATTATCCTGCGCGTAACCGGCCAAGATGTCTATTCTCAACTCAAATTCGAATCGGGAGCGCATCGAGTTCAACGCGTCCCGGAAACCGAGTCCCAGGGGCGCATCCATACTTCGGCTTGCACCGTTGCAGTCATGCCCGAAGTCGAGGAAATCGATGCTATCGACATTAATCCCGCAGACCTTCGTATCGATACGTATCGTTCGTCCGGCGCGGGCGGTCAACATGTCAACAAAACGGACTCGGCAATCCGCATCACTCATCTTCCGAGCGGCATCGTCGTCGAATGCCAGGACGAACGTTCACAACACAAAAACCGTGCCCGAGCTATGTCGTTATTGCAATCGCGCCTATTATCGGCCGAACAAGAAAAACATCAAGCCGAGCAACAGGCGAATCGCAAACTTCAAGTCGGCAGCGGCGACCGCTCCGAGCGGATTCGCACCTACAATTACCCGCAGGGGCGCATGACCGACCACCGAATCAATCTGACGCTGTATAAACTTGACGAGATCATGGAAGGCGGACTCGATCATGTCATCGAGCCGTTAATTAACGAGCATCAAGCTGAACTATTGACGCAATTGGGCGAAAATTAAACCGATGCCCACCGTTCAATCGGCATTGGCACACGCGGCCCAAAGCTTGAGTTTCGTTTCCGAATCGCCCTTACTCGACGCCGAAATTCTGCTCTGCCTCGCGCTCGATAAAGACCGCTCTCATCTGCGCGCATGGCCGGATAAAAAGCTATTACCCGAACAAAACAGCCATTTCGAAGCACTGCTGCAAAAGCGCGTTTCCGGCATGCCGATCGCATACATCACCGGCAACCGCGAATTCTGGTCGCGTGATTTCGAAGTTAACCGCGACGTGCTGATTCCAAGACCCGACACCGAACTACTAATCGAACTGGCCTTGCAACGGATACCGGAACGGCAACCTTACCGACTGATCGATTTAGGCACCGGCTCCGGCATCATAGGCATTACCCTGGCCGCCGAGCGCCCCGATAGTGAAGTCATTGCCACCGACTTCAGCACTAACGCGCTGACAATCGCCCGCCGAAATGCCCAGAGACACAATGTTCGGAACATCCAATTTTTGCAAAGCGATTGGTTTGGGACGATAAGCGACTCGGCGTTGTTCAACCTTGTCGTCAGCAACCCGCCCTATGTCGCCGATAACGACCCGCACTTAACCGAGGGTGATGTCAGATTCGAACCCATATCCGCGTTGATTGCGGACAATCACGGCCTGAGTGATATCGAGCGCATCGCGACCGCCGCCAGGCGACATTTGCTTCCTCAAGGTCATTTATTGATCGAACACGGCTACAATCAACAAGATCAAGTCCAGGCTATCTTCAGCCAATTGAATTACCGTAATATCGTCACTTATCCCGATCTTTCAGGACATCCTCGGGTCACCTATGGACAATGGCGCTCGTAGCGATTAAATTTAAACCCTCCACACGCCGACAGCGAATCACGATGCAAATTTCAGAAATTCATATTCCCCGAAAAATCACCAATCAACTGCTGCATCTCGCGCAATTGTCGCCCGAGGCCGAGATCTGCGGACTGATCGGAAGCTTGCACGGCATTCCGAACCATTGCTACCCGGTCGACAATAGCGCCGATACCCCTGAAAACCGGTTTTTATTGGATCCCAAACAGCAAATCGCGGCAATGGCGCAAATTCGCGAAAAAGGCGAGGAATTGTTCGCGATTTATCACTCCCACCCGACAGCGCCGGCCTTTCCTTCAAAAACCGATTTGGAAATGGCAAGCTATCCTAAAGCACTCAATTTGATCATTTCGCTGAACACGAAAGGCGTACTGGAAATGCGCGGCTTCCGAATCGCCGAACAAAAGGCCGAGGAAGTCCCGTTGATTTTGGGCTAATGCTTGGTTTTGGCGCAACATAACCGCTCCTCAGCTATCGCCGCCAAAGCGTAAGCCCTCATAAATATCACCGATATCGGCGACCCAATCGATCGATGCAAAAAAGACGGCCTGGCCTTGCTGAAACAACTGCAAATCCCATTGTTCATCGCGCCGGTAGCATTCGACACGCTGCGTATCCTGGGCGATCAACACATACTCTTCGAGACTAGTTAATTTCCGGTAGTGATGAACTTTCTCGGCGCGATCGTAACGCTCGGTTGCGTCGGAGAGTATCTCGACGATCAATTTCGGCTGAGTGTTGAAATGTTCATGGGTATCGTCAGCCGAACAGGTGACATGCAGATCGGGATAGAAAAAATAATCGTCCGCTTCGGTTTGCACCCGGACCTTCATTTCGCTTGAATGGACTCGGCAAGGCGTTCCTCGCAAATGTGCATGTACATGAGCGATCAGGTTCATTGCGATCGTGTCATGCGCACGCTTAACGCCGACCATCGCATAAACTTCCCCCCCGACATACTCATGCTTGATGTCACTGAGCAATTCGCCTTGCAAATAATCCTCGACGCTGATTTTCGGCTTTTCTGTTAATACCATATAAACCGCGCCTATTCCGTTGGATGGGCCGGAATTCCGCCCATCCATAAACCTAGAAAAAGCATTTCACCATGAAGATCATGAAGAATAGGATGTTAATTCAATAACTTATTACGCGTTTGAATAGAGCTTTCGTTCACCAAAAGGGTTAGCGATAAGATTTGGGTAATTTCTTGAAATCCCTCATGAACTTCATGTGCTTCATGGTTGAACTGCCGAATTTAGGATAAATCTTACCTTTTCAACTTAGTCTTCAAAATCTTATTGACCTCGGCCGGATTCGCCTTCCCTTGCATTTCCTTCATGACTTGGCCGACAAAAAAGCCGAAGACTTTATCCTTACCGCCGAGATATTGTTCGACTTGACCAGGATTGTCGGCGATGATTTTATCGATGATCGCCTCGATCGCACCGGTATCGGTGATTTGCTTTAAACCTTGACTTTCGATGATTTGATCTGCCGTTTCTTGGCCTTGCCACATCGCCTCGAAGACTTGTTTTGCGATTTTGCCCGAAATCGTGTCATCGGCGATACGTTTCAGCAAGCCCGCCAAACGCTCGGCATCGACCGGGCATTGACCGATTTCCAAACCGGCCTTGTTCAGAGCGCCGAGCACGTCGCCGGTCACCCAATTTGTACAAATCTTCGCTTCGCCGCCGGATGCATCGACCAACGCTTCGTAGTAATCGGCTAATTGTCTTGACGAAGTCAGCGTAGCCGCACTCTCATCGTCCTGACCGTATTGCTCGATAAAACGCCGTTTCTTCGCATCGGGCAATTCCGGTAAAGTGGCGCGCACTTCGTCTTTGAAGGCTTCGGTAATCTCGACCGGCAATAAATCGGGGTCGGGAAAATAACGATAGTCGTTCGCCTCTTCTTTGCCTCGCATCGAGCGGGTTTCATCTTTGTTCGCGTCGTAAAGCCGCGTTTCCTGAACGACCTTGCCGCCGCTTTCGATCAGGTCGATCTGACGTTCGATTTCGTGATTAATCGCTTTTTCAACGAAGCGGAACGAGTTGATGTTTTTGATCTCGGCGCGCGTGCCGAATTCCGCCTGACCTCTCGGACGCACCGAAACATTTGCGTCGCAACGGAACGAACCTTCTTGCATGTTGCCGTCGCAGATTTCCAGATAGCGCACCAGTTCGTGCAGCTTGCGCATATAGGCGACCGCTTCTTTCGCCGAACGCATGTCGGGTTCCGAAACGATTTCCAGCAATGGCGTGCCGGCACGATTCAAATCGATGCCGGTTAGGCCGTGAAAATCCTCATGCAAGGATTTTCCGGCATCTTCCTCTAAATGCGCTCGCGTCACGCCGACGCGTTTCGTTGCCCCATCGACGTCGATATCCAGGTGCCCATTGCCGACGATCGGCAACTCGAACTGACTGATCTGATAACCTTTCGGCAGGTCCGGATAAAAATAATTTTTGCGCGCGAAGACCGAGTAAGACGCGATTTCCGCTTCGATCGCGAGACCGAATTTGACGGCCATGCGCACGGCCTCTTGATTCAACACCGGCAACACGCCGGGCAAGCCTAAATCGACCGCGCAAGCCTGTGTGTTCGGTTCGGCGCCGTAGGCTATCGATGCGCCTGAAAAAATTTTGGATTTTGTCGCGAGTTGTGCATGAATTTCCAACCCGATGACGACTTCCCATTGTGAATTCATTGCTTGTTCCTTATTGATTTATTCGGCAAAAACTTCGGCCAAATCGATTTTTAGTTCGGGAAAAAGATAGGGCTGTGCCGATTCGTCGCCTGCATAGAGGGCGTGGAGCCGATAGGCTTCGCCATCCCGGTCCAACACAAATTGCTGCACGGCGCGTTCATACGGAAACACCAACCAGTATTCGCCGACGCCGCTTTCCTGATACAGATCGTATTTGAAGCGAAGCTCCTTCTTATTATTGCCCGGAGAAAGCACTTCGATGATCCAATCGGGCGCGCCGTCGCAGCCTTGTTCGGTCAATTTGTTTTTATCGCAAATCACGCACAAATCGGGCTGTACGACACTAAAAACTTCGCGGTCGCTCAATTTCGATTTGCGGCGATCGTAAAGCTTGACGTCGAACGGGGCCGAGAAGACTTCGCAGCGTTTATCTGCCATATAATTAACGATCGGCTTGAAAAGATTGCGAGAAATCCGCTGATGCTTGACATTCGGCGCCGGCGACATCGTAAAGATCTTGCCCTTGATCAACTCGACCGTTTGATCCAAACGCCACGTCAAATAATCGGCGTAGCTGTAACTCCCGTTCATATCCAATTGAGACAATTCGGTAACCTTGGCCATATCCAACCTCTTATTCGAACCCTTTCGGCACCTGTTTGTGCCAGTCAGTATTCATCTGATAGCGATGAGCTACATTCAACAACCGGTCCTCGGCAAAATAATTCCCGATGATTTGCAAACCAACCGGTTTATTGTCAACGAAACCGGCCGGAATCGACATGGCCGGAAGACCTGCCAGATTGACCGCGATTGTATAAATATCGGACAAATACATTTGAATCGGGTCGCCGGTTTTTTCGCCGAGACCGAACGCCACCGTCGGCGATACCGGACCCATCAGCACATCGACCTCGGCCAATGCGCTTTTGAAATCGTCAGTGATCAAACGCCTGACTTTTTGAGCTTTTAAATAATAGGCATCGTAATAACCGGCCGACAAAGCATAGGTTCCGATCAAGATGCGACGCTTGACTTCCTTGCCAAATGCCTCGCCGCGCGAGCGCGTGTATAGGTCGGTCAAATCGGCCGGATTGTCGCAACGGTAGCCGAAACGAACGCCGTCGAAACGCGATAGATTCGCCGAGCATTCGGCCGGCGCAATCACATAATAAGCCGGAATCGCGTGTTTCAGATTCGGCATCGAGACTTCTTTGACCTCGGCACCCAATTTGCGATATTCATTGACGGCTGTTTCGATGACTGCTGCAATTTCGCCGTTCAACCCTTCGCCGAAAAATTCTTTCGGCAGACCGATTTTCAAACCGCTTAACGGCTGATTCAGGCCGGCCGAATAATCGGGAACCGGTATATCGACGCTAGTCGAATCCTTCTCGTCGAAACCGGCCATCGCTTGCAGCATGATCGCCGCATCCTCGGCAGTACGCGTCATCGGACCGCCTTGATCGAGGCTCGAGGCATAGGCAATCATGCCATATCGGGACACGCGCCCGTAAGTCGGCTTCAAACCGGTAATACCGCAGAAAGCCGCCGGTTGACGTATCGAACCACCGGTATCCGAACCTGTCGCACCTGCCGTGAGTCCTGCGGCAACCGCCGCGGCCGACCCGCCCGAAGAACCGCCCGGAACGCACGAAACATTCCAAGGGTTCTGGACCGAACCATAAAAACTGGTTTCGTTCGACGAGCCCATTGCAAATTCATCCATATTCGATTTACCGAGCATCACTGCGCCGGCGGCATTAAGTTTTTCGACGACAGTGGCATTGTACGGCGAAATGAAATTATCGAGCATCTTCGAACCGCAAGACGTTTTTACACCATCTGTGCAGAAAATATCTTTTTGCGCAACCGGTATTCCGGTTAATAAATCGGCCGTTCCTGCAGCCAACCGTTTATCCGCGGCTTCGGCTTGGGCAAGCGCCTGCTCGGCCGTCACAGTAATATATGTATTGAGCGCCGAAAACTGCCGAATCCGCTCTAAATAGTCTTGCGTCAACTCCACGCTGGAAAATTCGCCGGAACGCAAGCCTTTAGCTAGTTCGGCGATGGTTTTATTATTCATAGCCTTTCCCCATCCTTCATTCGATCACCTTAGGGACTAAATACAATCCCGCTTCGACTTGAGGTGCAATCGCTTGAAATTTTTCTCTCATATTCGTTTCGGTTACCCGATCCGGTCTCAACCTCTGGCCTTGCTCCATCGGATGCGCCATGGGCGCAACTCCCTCGGTATTTAATTGGCTCATTTGCGTAACCAAATCGAGTATCCCCGATAAATCATGCGCATAAGTATCGACATCTTGGATATCGACGCCCAACCTTGCTAAATGCGCGATTTTATTTACATCGTCGGTCGTTAAAGACATTTTACAACTCCATTAATCATTAATCCGAAAACATGACTATTCGCAACTCAAAATCCGAGCGTTTCATAATTTTTTGGGTAGCTATTCAGCATGAGCTTGCTATTTTTGGTTTCGAGCATTGATTGCTAAGAATTCGGT
It includes:
- the gatC gene encoding Asp-tRNA(Asn)/Glu-tRNA(Gln) amidotransferase subunit GatC, encoding MSLTTDDVNKIAHLARLGVDIQDVDTYAHDLSGILDLVTQMSQLNTEGVAPMAHPMEQGQRLRPDRVTETNMREKFQAIAPQVEAGLYLVPKVIE
- a CDS encoding M67 family metallopeptidase encodes the protein MQISEIHIPRKITNQLLHLAQLSPEAEICGLIGSLHGIPNHCYPVDNSADTPENRFLLDPKQQIAAMAQIREKGEELFAIYHSHPTAPAFPSKTDLEMASYPKALNLIISLNTKGVLEMRGFRIAEQKAEEVPLILG
- a CDS encoding Uma2 family endonuclease; translated protein: MAKVTELSQLDMNGSYSYADYLTWRLDQTVELIKGKIFTMSPAPNVKHQRISRNLFKPIVNYMADKRCEVFSAPFDVKLYDRRKSKLSDREVFSVVQPDLCVICDKNKLTEQGCDGAPDWIIEVLSPGNNKKELRFKYDLYQESGVGEYWLVFPYERAVQQFVLDRDGEAYRLHALYAGDESAQPYLFPELKIDLAEVFAE
- the prmC gene encoding peptide chain release factor N(5)-glutamine methyltransferase produces the protein MPTVQSALAHAAQSLSFVSESPLLDAEILLCLALDKDRSHLRAWPDKKLLPEQNSHFEALLQKRVSGMPIAYITGNREFWSRDFEVNRDVLIPRPDTELLIELALQRIPERQPYRLIDLGTGSGIIGITLAAERPDSEVIATDFSTNALTIARRNAQRHNVRNIQFLQSDWFGTISDSALFNLVVSNPPYVADNDPHLTEGDVRFEPISALIADNHGLSDIERIATAARRHLLPQGHLLIEHGYNQQDQVQAIFSQLNYRNIVTYPDLSGHPRVTYGQWRS
- the hemA gene encoding glutamyl-tRNA reductase, yielding MTLLAVGINYNTAPVSIRERLAYPAEILDSSLKDLWRLKDISEAAILSTCNRTEFYCESSNENKHILIDWVAQTRNIKPNDLTPYLYTYNDNQLIRHMFRVACGLDSMVLGEPQILGQMKAAYQAANEAGTLGKYLGKLFQHTFSAAKKVRTDTAIGSSPVSVAFAAVQLAQQIFDKLSEQTAILIGAGETIELTARHLVQHGIGRIIIANRTYDKAHALATRFNGYAISLSELPMHLAEADIVVSSTASSLPILGKGRVESAIKKRKHKPMFMVDLAVPRDIESEVEQLNDVYLYTVDDLKNTIDQNMDNRRKAAEQAEEIIDTQVEHFLSWLRSQGALTTIKDYRIQAEQIRDEALRKTLNQLQSGISAEEALQRLAHTLTNRLIHTPSAQIREAGANERHDLIAAAREIFKLNNTQ
- the gatA gene encoding Asp-tRNA(Asn)/Glu-tRNA(Gln) amidotransferase subunit GatA, with the protein product MNNKTIAELAKGLRSGEFSSVELTQDYLERIRQFSALNTYITVTAEQALAQAEAADKRLAAGTADLLTGIPVAQKDIFCTDGVKTSCGSKMLDNFISPYNATVVEKLNAAGAVMLGKSNMDEFAMGSSNETSFYGSVQNPWNVSCVPGGSSGGSAAAVAAGLTAGATGSDTGGSIRQPAAFCGITGLKPTYGRVSRYGMIAYASSLDQGGPMTRTAEDAAIMLQAMAGFDEKDSTSVDIPVPDYSAGLNQPLSGLKIGLPKEFFGEGLNGEIAAVIETAVNEYRKLGAEVKEVSMPNLKHAIPAYYVIAPAECSANLSRFDGVRFGYRCDNPADLTDLYTRSRGEAFGKEVKRRILIGTYALSAGYYDAYYLKAQKVRRLITDDFKSALAEVDVLMGPVSPTVAFGLGEKTGDPIQMYLSDIYTIAVNLAGLPAMSIPAGFVDNKPVGLQIIGNYFAEDRLLNVAHRYQMNTDWHKQVPKGFE
- the prfA gene encoding peptide chain release factor 1 → MKPSIEHKLANLSERFDEITALLAEPEVQANQNKFRSLSQEYAQINPIVTCYKRYLDTAENLAGAQEMAKDPDPDLREMAREEILAAEKQQEVIEQELQILLLPRDPNDNRNIFLEIRAGTGGDEAAIFSGDLARMYQRYAEKKGWKTEIINENEGEHGGYKEIILRVTGQDVYSQLKFESGAHRVQRVPETESQGRIHTSACTVAVMPEVEEIDAIDINPADLRIDTYRSSGAGGQHVNKTDSAIRITHLPSGIVVECQDERSQHKNRARAMSLLQSRLLSAEQEKHQAEQQANRKLQVGSGDRSERIRTYNYPQGRMTDHRINLTLYKLDEIMEGGLDHVIEPLINEHQAELLTQLGEN
- the gatB gene encoding Asp-tRNA(Asn)/Glu-tRNA(Gln) amidotransferase subunit GatB; this translates as MNSQWEVVIGLEIHAQLATKSKIFSGASIAYGAEPNTQACAVDLGLPGVLPVLNQEAVRMAVKFGLAIEAEIASYSVFARKNYFYPDLPKGYQISQFELPIVGNGHLDIDVDGATKRVGVTRAHLEEDAGKSLHEDFHGLTGIDLNRAGTPLLEIVSEPDMRSAKEAVAYMRKLHELVRYLEICDGNMQEGSFRCDANVSVRPRGQAEFGTRAEIKNINSFRFVEKAINHEIERQIDLIESGGKVVQETRLYDANKDETRSMRGKEEANDYRYFPDPDLLPVEITEAFKDEVRATLPELPDAKKRRFIEQYGQDDESAATLTSSRQLADYYEALVDASGGEAKICTNWVTGDVLGALNKAGLEIGQCPVDAERLAGLLKRIADDTISGKIAKQVFEAMWQGQETADQIIESQGLKQITDTGAIEAIIDKIIADNPGQVEQYLGGKDKVFGFFVGQVMKEMQGKANPAEVNKILKTKLKR
- a CDS encoding Uma2 family endonuclease, which produces MVLTEKPKISVEDYLQGELLSDIKHEYVGGEVYAMVGVKRAHDTIAMNLIAHVHAHLRGTPCRVHSSEMKVRVQTEADDYFFYPDLHVTCSADDTHEHFNTQPKLIVEILSDATERYDRAEKVHHYRKLTSLEEYVLIAQDTQRVECYRRDEQWDLQLFQQGQAVFFASIDWVADIGDIYEGLRFGGDS